A stretch of Synechococcus sp. MIT S9220 DNA encodes these proteins:
- a CDS encoding transporter substrate-binding domain-containing protein, whose amino-acid sequence MIRVPRVSLLLAGFICVAVPGAALAEPLRVGVSGAPPFVMPKGEPVQGISMQIWEEVANRLDEPYELIYQLNTEANLQAVENGDLDLAIGPISITPDRLANPRIDFTQPYFHGRQGLMIPVKTPGLWARFKPFFGWAALSSLGGLMILLFLVGNLMWLAERRRNAEHFPRQYLHGVGNGMWFALVTLTTVGYGDRSPTTRAGRTIAGVWMLMSLLALSSITAGLASAFTVSLSRLEPSAIQDRTDLRGKTVSVVSGTTSGTWAKIYGARARESVSLDQAIDLLAKGEVAAVLFDEAPLRYYLQQKPEAPFKMAPFALASQTYGFVIPMNSALRTPIDVELLEMQRSGEVKSVTDRLLN is encoded by the coding sequence GTGATCAGAGTTCCCAGGGTTTCTTTGTTACTCGCTGGTTTCATTTGTGTTGCTGTTCCAGGTGCGGCACTGGCAGAGCCATTGCGCGTTGGAGTCAGTGGTGCCCCGCCGTTCGTCATGCCGAAGGGTGAACCGGTTCAGGGGATCAGCATGCAGATCTGGGAAGAAGTGGCGAACCGCCTCGACGAACCCTATGAACTCATTTACCAGCTGAATACGGAGGCCAATCTGCAGGCCGTGGAAAACGGCGATCTCGATCTTGCTATTGGTCCGATCAGCATCACCCCCGACCGATTGGCCAACCCAAGGATTGATTTTACCCAGCCTTACTTCCATGGCAGGCAGGGGTTGATGATTCCCGTCAAGACGCCTGGGTTATGGGCAAGGTTCAAACCCTTTTTTGGCTGGGCGGCTTTGTCATCACTGGGTGGCTTGATGATCCTTCTGTTTTTGGTCGGCAATCTCATGTGGCTGGCTGAGCGTCGTCGCAACGCCGAGCATTTCCCCCGTCAATACCTGCATGGTGTTGGTAACGGGATGTGGTTCGCTCTGGTAACCCTTACAACGGTTGGCTATGGGGATCGATCTCCCACAACCAGAGCAGGTCGCACCATTGCAGGCGTTTGGATGCTGATGTCGCTGCTGGCTCTGTCCTCAATTACGGCAGGCTTGGCCTCGGCATTCACCGTGTCGTTGTCGAGGTTGGAACCCTCTGCCATTCAGGACCGCACCGATCTGCGCGGTAAGACTGTTTCAGTGGTGTCCGGGACGACCAGTGGAACTTGGGCCAAAATTTACGGAGCCCGGGCCCGTGAATCTGTGAGCCTTGACCAGGCCATCGATCTGTTGGCGAAGGGTGAGGTTGCGGCCGTTTTGTTTGATGAGGCCCCTCTTCGTTATTACTTGCAGCAGAAACCTGAAGCGCCATTCAAAATGGCTCCCTTCGCGCTTGCGAGTCAGACCTACGGGTTTGTGATTCCAATGAACAGCGCCTTGCGCACTCCGATTGATGTCGAGCTTTTGGAGATGCAGCGAAGCGGCGAGGTGAAGTCGGTCACTGATCGGCTGCTTAATTAA
- a CDS encoding PAP/fibrillin family protein, with the protein MNELICRLKDQPEDSRIPDLVLAAEANSDVDLSRDLALLKGVWELRWSSATQPWLKQANWLENIQILDPVNSRGMNLLRLSGPLGEVAAVTVEAEISTGGANRVGVRFRKGGWRGPALPGGRRLELFKTVNQSFPAWLDITALTNELRICRGNAGTTFALLKRHDMAVSDFF; encoded by the coding sequence ATGAATGAACTCATTTGCCGATTAAAGGATCAGCCGGAAGATAGCAGAATCCCCGATCTCGTCTTAGCGGCTGAAGCCAATTCAGACGTTGATCTCAGCAGGGATTTGGCACTTCTCAAGGGTGTCTGGGAACTTCGCTGGAGCAGTGCAACTCAGCCCTGGCTGAAGCAAGCGAACTGGTTAGAGAACATTCAGATTCTTGACCCAGTGAATTCACGGGGGATGAATCTCCTACGCCTTTCCGGTCCTCTGGGGGAGGTAGCAGCTGTGACGGTTGAGGCTGAGATAAGCACTGGTGGTGCAAATCGTGTTGGAGTTCGATTTCGCAAAGGTGGCTGGAGAGGCCCGGCCTTGCCGGGTGGACGACGGCTCGAATTGTTCAAAACCGTGAATCAGTCTTTCCCAGCGTGGCTCGACATCACCGCACTGACGAACGAGCTGCGTATCTGCCGGGGCAATGCTGGAACGACATTCGCCCTTCTCAAGAGGCACGACATGGCAGTCTCCGACTTCTTTTAG
- a CDS encoding DUF427 domain-containing protein codes for MTTEKVADYPRPPRLEVSPDHVLVRVGGDVLFDGVGCMRVLETFHPPTYYLPPANTNQKLLIPAAGRSFCEWKGVADYFDVMVGEHRIHRAVWRYSSPTESFQAIAGWFALYPGLMDGCWLNGEQVTAQPGGFYGGWISSAVQGPFKGDPDHPELI; via the coding sequence ATGACAACGGAAAAAGTTGCTGACTATCCCCGACCACCAAGGCTGGAGGTCAGCCCTGATCATGTTTTGGTGCGGGTCGGTGGAGACGTTCTCTTTGATGGCGTTGGATGCATGCGAGTACTGGAGACCTTTCATCCACCGACGTACTACCTTCCACCTGCTAACACCAACCAAAAGCTGTTAATTCCCGCTGCTGGACGTAGCTTTTGTGAATGGAAAGGTGTAGCTGATTATTTCGATGTCATGGTTGGAGAACATCGTATTCACCGTGCTGTCTGGCGATACTCTTCTCCCACGGAGTCTTTTCAAGCCATTGCGGGTTGGTTCGCCCTCTATCCAGGTTTGATGGATGGATGTTGGCTCAATGGTGAACAAGTAACTGCTCAGCCAGGAGGTTTCTACGGAGGCTGGATTAGCTCGGCAGTTCAAGGCCCCTTCAAGGGAGATCCAGACCATCCAGAACTAATTTGA
- the pdeM gene encoding ligase-associated DNA damage response endonuclease PdeM: MTAINIENNSNQADGEPTAHEDTTVAHCRWQWRDEELVLLAQKAIWRPSSEDLLVADLHLGKAEVFQACGIPLPSDDDRGTLQRLEKLCQQWNPKRVIILGDLIHGPLGLTQRLKTDLSNLHNRLNAEVLLIGGNHDRHLHSSAFPQHPAFRLGNLWLSHEPEQPMDGRAGLNLCGHIHPTTTLRQGSDRLRLPCFAYDKVEQRMLIPAFGELTGGHDCRHGYRKWLVAEGTIVPWLDTAQAFRGSQQTW, translated from the coding sequence TTGACTGCCATCAACATTGAAAACAACAGCAATCAGGCTGATGGCGAGCCAACAGCCCATGAAGACACAACCGTTGCGCATTGTCGCTGGCAATGGCGAGACGAAGAGCTAGTTCTGTTGGCTCAGAAAGCCATCTGGCGACCATCCAGTGAAGACCTCCTTGTTGCCGATCTGCATCTTGGCAAGGCAGAGGTGTTCCAAGCCTGCGGAATTCCACTCCCCAGTGATGACGACAGGGGCACATTGCAGCGGCTGGAGAAACTCTGCCAGCAGTGGAATCCAAAACGTGTGATCATCCTTGGAGATTTGATCCATGGCCCACTCGGGCTCACCCAGCGCCTGAAGACTGATCTCAGCAACTTGCACAACCGCTTAAACGCTGAGGTGCTCCTGATCGGCGGCAACCATGACCGCCATCTGCACTCGAGCGCTTTCCCCCAGCATCCTGCCTTCAGGCTGGGAAACCTCTGGCTCAGCCACGAACCGGAACAACCCATGGACGGTCGGGCGGGCCTGAATCTCTGCGGGCATATTCACCCCACAACCACGCTGCGTCAGGGATCAGATCGGCTCAGGCTTCCTTGCTTTGCCTACGACAAGGTGGAACAGCGAATGCTCATTCCCGCGTTCGGAGAGTTGACGGGAGGGCACGACTGCCGTCACGGTTACCGCAAATGGCTGGTTGCCGAGGGCACCATCGTTCCTTGGCTCGACACCGCGCAGGCATTCAGAGGGTCCCAGCAGACATGGTGA
- a CDS encoding NAD-dependent epimerase/dehydratase family protein has product MQILLMGGTRFVGKPLVSRLLQQGHSLTLFTRGRQPVPDGVEAVNGDRGDDQALDQLKGRAFDVIVDSSGRSLNDSQRVVERTGAPSHRFLYVSSAGVYAGSQTWPLDEDSPLDPESRHAGKGETERWLMREGIAFTSFRPTYIVGPGNYNPVERWFFDRITHDRPIPLPGDGTTITQVGHVEDLAEAMARSLEVDASCNRIYNCSAKKGITFQGLIEAAALACGRAPERLDLRPFDPSALDPKARKGFPLRLSHFLTDISRVERELAWTPRFDAMACMADSYQRDYALSPTSAPDFSADEALIEA; this is encoded by the coding sequence GTGCAAATCTTGTTGATGGGTGGAACCCGCTTTGTTGGCAAGCCTCTGGTCAGCCGTCTGCTTCAGCAGGGTCACAGCCTCACCCTGTTCACCCGCGGCCGTCAGCCTGTTCCTGACGGGGTTGAAGCTGTTAATGGAGACCGTGGTGATGATCAGGCTCTCGATCAACTCAAGGGGCGCGCTTTTGATGTGATTGTCGATAGTTCCGGGCGCTCGCTCAATGACAGTCAGCGTGTGGTGGAGCGCACGGGTGCACCCAGCCATCGTTTTCTGTACGTGAGTTCAGCGGGTGTCTATGCAGGCAGCCAGACCTGGCCTCTGGATGAGGACAGTCCTCTCGATCCGGAAAGTCGTCATGCCGGTAAGGGCGAAACAGAGCGATGGCTCATGCGTGAAGGGATCGCTTTCACGAGTTTCAGACCCACTTACATCGTCGGTCCTGGTAACTACAACCCAGTTGAGCGTTGGTTCTTCGATCGGATCACGCATGATCGCCCCATTCCATTACCGGGAGATGGCACAACCATCACCCAGGTCGGCCATGTCGAAGATCTGGCCGAAGCCATGGCGCGCAGTCTTGAGGTGGATGCCTCCTGCAACCGGATCTACAACTGCTCTGCCAAGAAGGGGATCACATTCCAAGGTTTGATCGAAGCTGCGGCGCTGGCCTGCGGCCGCGCTCCAGAACGCCTCGATCTGCGCCCTTTTGACCCCTCCGCTCTCGATCCGAAGGCTCGTAAGGGGTTCCCTTTGCGACTCAGTCATTTCCTCACGGATATCAGCCGTGTTGAACGTGAACTGGCCTGGACGCCTCGGTTTGATGCAATGGCTTGCATGGCTGATAGCTATCAACGTGATTACGCGCTGTCTCCAACATCCGCACCGGACTTCAGCGCCGATGAGGCGTTGATCGAGGCCTGA
- the pgsA gene encoding CDP-diacylglycerol--glycerol-3-phosphate 3-phosphatidyltransferase: MISPWRLWADRLTLLRAVLGAPLLLLLASGQQSWAWWLLLIGALSDWADGWMARKADGGSSWGAKLDPLADKLLISAPLIWLASERQLPLWAVWLLLARELLISGWRSGSSSGAPASWLGKWKTTLQFLSLFLMLWPANWSANQLTLILHALGWWLYWPALVLALWSALAYLRPRSTPHRR, encoded by the coding sequence TTGATCTCTCCCTGGCGATTGTGGGCCGATCGACTCACGCTGCTGCGTGCCGTGCTTGGAGCACCGTTGCTGCTGCTGCTGGCTTCAGGACAGCAGAGCTGGGCATGGTGGCTACTGCTGATCGGAGCCTTGAGCGACTGGGCAGATGGATGGATGGCCCGCAAAGCTGATGGGGGCAGCAGTTGGGGAGCAAAACTTGATCCCCTCGCTGACAAGTTGTTGATCAGCGCTCCATTGATCTGGTTGGCATCCGAGCGACAACTGCCCCTATGGGCTGTATGGCTGCTGCTGGCTCGAGAATTGCTGATCTCAGGATGGCGATCGGGTAGCTCCAGCGGAGCTCCAGCCTCCTGGCTGGGCAAATGGAAAACCACCCTCCAGTTTCTCAGCCTGTTTCTGATGCTCTGGCCGGCGAACTGGTCTGCGAACCAGCTCACGCTGATCCTGCATGCACTGGGATGGTGGCTCTACTGGCCAGCTCTGGTGCTGGCGCTCTGGTCGGCCTTGGCTTATCTCAGGCCTCGATCAACGCCTCATCGGCGCTGA
- a CDS encoding DUF3104 domain-containing protein, translating to MSSDHEATAPSTRVSLHAPSVLAVRPGNFVIIRAQQQIAQPISDDWWMGQILWCEEEVLECRVHALLQVANVDDGALHWVEAEAVSHVVHALDGIGDEQRFDDAS from the coding sequence ATGAGCAGCGACCATGAAGCGACGGCTCCCTCAACACGCGTAAGCCTTCATGCACCAAGCGTCCTGGCTGTCAGACCTGGAAACTTTGTCATCATCAGAGCTCAACAACAGATTGCTCAGCCCATTAGCGATGACTGGTGGATGGGACAAATCCTCTGGTGTGAAGAAGAGGTCCTTGAGTGCAGAGTGCATGCTCTGCTGCAGGTAGCGAATGTTGACGACGGGGCTTTGCACTGGGTTGAGGCGGAAGCGGTGTCTCATGTGGTTCACGCACTCGATGGCATTGGCGATGAACAGAGATTCGACGACGCCTCTTAA
- a CDS encoding CopG family transcriptional regulator, translated as MSFLKSLLEELQEQLQNEPTDLTAAQVADAAESERLNVTLAGGVMSRLKQQALAEGRSCSSLANFLIEDGLRRHGTLS; from the coding sequence GTGTCATTTTTGAAAAGTTTGCTGGAAGAGCTGCAGGAACAACTGCAAAACGAGCCAACCGATCTCACAGCAGCCCAGGTTGCTGATGCTGCGGAGTCGGAACGACTCAATGTGACCTTGGCAGGCGGGGTGATGAGTCGCCTGAAGCAGCAAGCCCTAGCCGAGGGTCGTAGCTGCAGCAGCCTGGCCAACTTTCTGATCGAAGACGGACTACGCCGCCACGGAACGCTCAGCTGA
- a CDS encoding PCC domain-containing protein, with protein sequence METLPLELEPGQDLHLALSELALRQQLSGFVLGVVGNLSQATFRCPGQQQPTRMNGELEVITLNGTFSPSGVHLHLSLSDGACQVWGGHLEPGTVVLKGAQLLLGLSGLPTAKTIQQTVEESVPFSERVELAVLPGCPWSQRARQLLERLSIPHRLETIESDDRFEAFRQRSGMNTFPQVFIDGDVIGGYDDLAQLALQPSFRALAQQVKREPSKANESASA encoded by the coding sequence ATGGAGACCCTGCCTCTTGAGCTTGAGCCCGGTCAGGACCTCCATCTGGCCCTATCTGAGCTGGCGTTGCGGCAGCAGCTGAGTGGTTTTGTTCTCGGGGTCGTCGGCAATCTGTCTCAGGCCACGTTTCGCTGTCCTGGTCAACAGCAGCCAACGCGGATGAATGGGGAGCTCGAGGTCATCACGCTGAATGGAACCTTCTCTCCCTCCGGCGTTCATCTTCATCTCAGCCTTTCAGACGGCGCCTGTCAGGTCTGGGGAGGGCATCTTGAGCCAGGCACCGTTGTGCTCAAGGGCGCCCAGCTTCTTCTCGGCTTAAGCGGTTTGCCCACTGCAAAGACCATTCAGCAGACGGTTGAGGAGTCCGTTCCCTTCAGTGAGCGCGTCGAGCTAGCAGTGCTCCCCGGGTGTCCATGGAGTCAGCGTGCCAGGCAACTGTTGGAAAGGCTGTCCATTCCCCATCGCCTGGAAACGATCGAGTCTGACGACCGCTTCGAGGCATTCCGACAACGCAGCGGTATGAACACCTTCCCGCAGGTCTTCATTGATGGGGATGTTATTGGGGGTTATGACGACCTCGCTCAGCTCGCTTTGCAACCCTCGTTCAGGGCCTTGGCACAACAGGTGAAGCGTGAGCCTTCCAAAGCCAATGAATCGGCGTCTGCCTGA
- a CDS encoding ABC transporter ATP-binding protein, whose product MKLDQASNTDPAWLDCQAVEAWINGHQVVKDLTLRLVRGESTAVLGPNGAGKTTLVKLISRSLYPVVKPGSHLRLFGSETVNLWALRQRLGIVSSDVEQRIPASLTGRELLLAAFFGAIGLGRDRTPTADQWSRTESLLQRMDLDGLADENYGQLSEGQRRRLLIARALVHAPEVLVLDEPTNALDLRARHTLLRTLRDLCQQGTTLVLVTHQVDAIIPEIQRVVGLQNCLVSLDGSAEDTLTGPSLSALFDTPLAVVQAGGYRQVLPG is encoded by the coding sequence ATGAAGCTTGATCAGGCAAGTAACACCGATCCAGCCTGGCTGGACTGCCAGGCCGTTGAGGCCTGGATCAATGGTCATCAGGTTGTCAAAGACCTGACTCTGCGACTCGTACGAGGAGAGTCAACGGCTGTACTCGGTCCCAACGGTGCTGGCAAAACCACACTCGTGAAATTAATCAGCCGGTCGCTTTACCCAGTGGTCAAACCGGGATCTCATCTACGTTTGTTCGGTTCGGAGACAGTCAATCTCTGGGCACTGCGCCAACGGCTCGGGATCGTGAGCAGCGACGTTGAACAGCGCATCCCGGCATCGCTCACAGGCCGGGAGCTATTACTGGCAGCTTTTTTCGGTGCCATCGGTCTCGGCAGAGACAGAACTCCCACTGCAGATCAGTGGTCGCGAACTGAATCGTTACTCCAAAGGATGGATCTTGATGGCCTGGCTGACGAGAACTACGGACAGCTGTCCGAAGGTCAACGACGAAGGCTGCTGATTGCCAGAGCTCTGGTGCATGCACCGGAAGTTCTTGTGCTCGATGAGCCCACCAATGCGCTGGATCTGCGCGCAAGACACACCTTGTTGAGAACCCTGCGGGATCTATGCCAGCAAGGCACAACTCTGGTGCTGGTGACCCACCAGGTGGATGCCATCATCCCCGAGATTCAAAGAGTCGTCGGACTGCAGAACTGCCTCGTGAGCCTTGATGGCTCAGCTGAAGACACACTCACGGGACCCAGTCTTTCAGCTCTGTTCGACACACCACTGGCCGTTGTGCAGGCCGGTGGTTACCGCCAGGTCTTGCCAGGTTGA
- a CDS encoding CBS domain-containing protein has product MVLQQTVGEVMSAPVLTVTAETPLQDAVSLLNDHHVSGLPVVDGEGVLIGELTEQDLMVRESGVDVGPYVMLLDSVIYLRNPLNWDRQVHQVLGNSVGDLMHRDSHSCEVSLPLPKAASMLHEKGTQRLIVVDAQRHPVGVLTRGDVVRALASAQS; this is encoded by the coding sequence ATGGTGCTCCAGCAGACGGTCGGGGAGGTGATGTCCGCTCCGGTGCTGACGGTGACGGCGGAGACCCCTCTTCAGGATGCAGTCAGCCTGCTGAACGATCACCACGTGAGTGGATTGCCAGTGGTTGACGGGGAAGGCGTTTTGATTGGAGAACTGACTGAACAAGATCTGATGGTCCGCGAGAGCGGTGTGGATGTCGGGCCCTACGTGATGCTTCTCGACAGCGTGATTTACCTGCGCAATCCTTTGAACTGGGATCGTCAGGTGCATCAGGTGCTGGGCAACAGTGTTGGTGATCTGATGCACCGCGACAGCCACAGTTGTGAAGTCAGCCTTCCGCTGCCGAAGGCTGCTTCGATGCTGCATGAAAAGGGCACCCAACGTCTGATCGTCGTTGATGCACAGCGCCATCCCGTCGGGGTGCTCACCCGCGGTGATGTGGTTAGGGCTCTGGCATCAGCTCAGAGCTAA
- a CDS encoding L,D-transpeptidase yields MVMQLRRMVVSAGLALLTFGLIPVPAKAEKAIEISLKDRYLTLFDNGKVVERFPVAIGAPESPTPAGSYAITRKEEAPVYHKGGKVIAPGPKNPVGVRYMAYFQIGSGEYAIHGTAWPNWVKLRSAVSLGCIRMLNKDVVTLFQQVDVGTPVVVTPN; encoded by the coding sequence ATGGTGATGCAATTGAGGCGGATGGTCGTATCTGCAGGGTTGGCTTTGCTGACCTTCGGCCTGATCCCAGTGCCCGCAAAGGCTGAGAAGGCCATTGAAATCAGCCTCAAAGATCGCTATCTGACGTTGTTTGATAACGGAAAGGTGGTGGAGCGCTTCCCCGTTGCAATCGGTGCTCCTGAATCTCCGACCCCTGCTGGCAGCTATGCCATCACTCGCAAAGAGGAGGCCCCGGTGTATCACAAGGGCGGCAAGGTGATTGCACCGGGTCCCAAGAATCCGGTGGGTGTTCGCTACATGGCCTATTTCCAGATCGGATCAGGCGAATATGCGATTCATGGAACAGCCTGGCCGAATTGGGTGAAGCTGCGTTCTGCAGTCAGCCTTGGATGCATTCGCATGCTGAACAAGGATGTGGTCACACTGTTCCAACAGGTCGACGTCGGGACTCCTGTCGTTGTGACTCCCAACTGA
- a CDS encoding DUF6737 family protein produces MSDRPQPDLWAEKPWWCQPWTILLTGLLAISGSWLVLNRLWVTIPTAVIVVAWWMLFLVIAPAAYRNQPR; encoded by the coding sequence GTGTCTGATCGTCCTCAACCAGATCTCTGGGCCGAAAAACCCTGGTGGTGTCAGCCCTGGACGATCCTTCTCACTGGACTCCTTGCGATCTCAGGCAGTTGGTTGGTTTTGAATCGCCTCTGGGTCACCATCCCGACGGCAGTGATCGTTGTGGCTTGGTGGATGTTGTTTCTCGTGATCGCTCCTGCCGCCTACAGGAATCAACCGCGCTGA
- a CDS encoding triacylglycerol lipase — protein sequence MASVDPHQPVVILGGFLITEEVYQPMADWLIKQGVTDAKVVPVSRYDWLLTSWGFGWRRVLDRVDQHVQLLQSTSPTERVTLIGHSSGGVMLRLYLSDQPFQGRTYGGASRCDRLISLGSPHQAIRATPLRAMVDRSCPGCHEPGVDYVAIAGELNLNSTTASVFSRRSAKGSYRGISGSVDVSGDGLVPIDSALLCGARHLVQSDTAHGGLFGSTTYFSPARLEAWWRFAAE from the coding sequence ATGGCATCTGTTGATCCACATCAGCCGGTGGTGATTCTCGGAGGTTTTCTGATCACCGAGGAGGTTTACCAACCGATGGCTGATTGGCTGATCAAGCAGGGTGTGACCGACGCGAAGGTTGTCCCAGTAAGCCGCTATGACTGGCTTCTCACGAGCTGGGGCTTCGGTTGGCGACGAGTGTTAGATCGGGTTGATCAGCATGTGCAGCTTCTTCAGTCGACGTCACCCACGGAACGTGTGACCTTGATTGGTCATAGCTCCGGGGGGGTGATGCTCAGGCTTTATCTCAGTGATCAACCGTTTCAAGGTCGTACCTATGGCGGTGCATCTCGATGTGATCGTTTGATCAGCCTGGGTAGTCCGCACCAAGCGATTCGCGCCACTCCTCTCAGGGCCATGGTTGATCGGAGCTGCCCTGGATGCCACGAGCCTGGCGTTGATTATGTGGCGATCGCTGGTGAGCTCAACCTGAATAGCACGACTGCTTCTGTCTTCAGTCGGCGCAGTGCCAAAGGCAGCTATCGCGGTATTTCCGGATCTGTTGATGTCAGCGGTGATGGCTTGGTGCCAATCGACTCCGCCTTGCTTTGTGGTGCTCGTCATCTGGTTCAATCGGACACTGCCCATGGCGGACTGTTTGGCTCCACTACGTATTTCTCTCCTGCAAGGCTCGAGGCTTGGTGGCGGTTTGCTGCAGAGTGA
- a CDS encoding ZIP family metal transporter: protein MLLILPAISMAFGGLLGSRIRPGRRFRAVVAHLVGGLVLGIAAADLMPAASNSGHPVALAIGFCLGFSLLLVINTVLEEPHDSPEHDRPRPMLLLMLPFLVDSLIDGLVVGISSEAAEQQWVIPVAVALEMGLATLGLGTLLGRGASRWRSAVSGALMAVTYLVGLSTSLLITDGLQGPALTGALAFGTAALIYLVVEEVMKEAHARGEDDSGLVNVAFFIGLLCIWLLDSVTS from the coding sequence GTGCTTCTGATCCTGCCGGCTATCAGCATGGCCTTTGGCGGCCTGCTTGGCAGCCGCATCAGACCTGGCAGACGCTTTCGAGCGGTGGTTGCCCATTTAGTGGGCGGTCTGGTCTTGGGCATTGCAGCAGCCGACCTGATGCCGGCCGCCAGCAACAGCGGTCATCCAGTTGCATTGGCGATTGGTTTCTGCCTGGGCTTCTCGCTGTTGCTGGTGATTAATACGGTCTTGGAAGAGCCCCACGACAGCCCCGAACACGATCGGCCTCGACCGATGCTGCTGCTGATGTTGCCCTTTCTCGTGGACAGCCTGATCGACGGGCTGGTGGTGGGCATCAGCAGCGAAGCCGCAGAACAGCAGTGGGTGATTCCCGTGGCCGTTGCCCTGGAAATGGGATTGGCGACGCTCGGACTTGGAACTCTGCTTGGCCGCGGTGCCAGTCGCTGGCGAAGCGCGGTGTCAGGTGCACTGATGGCTGTCACCTACCTGGTCGGCCTCAGCACCAGCCTGTTGATCACCGATGGGTTACAGGGACCTGCACTGACCGGCGCGCTCGCGTTCGGTACAGCGGCTTTGATCTACCTGGTGGTGGAAGAGGTGATGAAGGAAGCCCACGCACGCGGAGAAGATGATTCAGGTCTGGTCAATGTGGCTTTTTTCATTGGTCTGCTCTGCATCTGGCTTCTGGACAGTGTCACCTCCTGA
- a CDS encoding NUDIX hydrolase: protein MTVEVAIAMLQQEGQWLLQLRDENPRIVAPGCWGLFGGHLEHGETALIAVRRELNEEISWCPDQLKIWFRHQDEQRIVHVFTGELSVPLQRLQLREGQDMTLASSEQIRCGRIWSSKLNQERPLASALAMVVEKLDEITQAD from the coding sequence ATGACCGTTGAAGTTGCGATTGCAATGCTGCAGCAGGAAGGCCAATGGCTACTGCAATTGCGCGATGAGAACCCCAGGATCGTCGCCCCCGGGTGCTGGGGGCTGTTCGGTGGCCATCTTGAACACGGCGAAACCGCCCTCATCGCTGTGCGACGAGAATTGAACGAGGAGATCAGTTGGTGCCCAGATCAGCTGAAGATCTGGTTCCGGCATCAGGATGAGCAGCGCATCGTGCACGTCTTTACAGGCGAGCTCAGCGTGCCTCTTCAACGGCTGCAGCTGCGTGAAGGCCAGGACATGACGTTGGCCAGTTCTGAACAGATCCGCTGCGGTCGGATCTGGAGCAGCAAATTGAACCAAGAACGACCGCTGGCATCAGCGCTAGCGATGGTGGTCGAGAAACTAGATGAAATCACTCAGGCGGACTGA